In Labrus bergylta chromosome 1, fLabBer1.1, whole genome shotgun sequence, one genomic interval encodes:
- the LOC136179983 gene encoding E3 ubiquitin-protein ligase TRIM39-like, whose product MAAAKYHRSEDQFLCSICLDVFNDPVSTSCGHNFCKNCITEHWNTSDQYSCPMCKEAFTNRPKLRVNTFISEMVGQFRDKAQQEATSSSSSELQESKPVEVLCEACTGPKLKALKSCLDCLVSYCETHLEPHLTASRLKRHQLIDPVENLEDRMCTKHDKPLELFCKTDQTCVCTLCSVLDHKTHEFVPLKEEYEEKKAELEETEAEIQKMIQKRRLKIQEIKHSVDLSKDDADREMAEGVRVFTALKESVERGQAEFINTIDKKLKTTEKQAEAFIKELEQEICELMKRSTDVQQLSHSEDHLHLIQRVQSVNSAPPTKDWTEVNVCQPLYEETVRKAVAQLEETLSEEKKKLVQAELKRVQQYAVDVTLDPDTAHPNLILSEDGKQVHHGDVRKNLPDNPESFVPCVNVLGKQSFSSGRFYFEVQVKGKTDWDLGVVRESINRKGKITASPEKGFWSIWLRNGNEYKALDDQRIIRSLKCRPEKVGVFVDYEEGLVSFYDVDSAALIYSFTDCSFTEKLFPYFSPSLNYGGKNSAPLIISPVSVK is encoded by the coding sequence ATGGCTGCTGCAAAGTATCATCGATCTGAGGATCAGTTTCTctgctccatctgtctggatgtgTTCAATGATCCTGTTAGCACATCATGTGGACACAACTTCTGCAAAAACTGCATCACTGAACACTGGAACACCAGCGACCAGTACAGCTGTCCAATGTGTAAGGAAGCTTTTACCAATAGACCTAAACTGAGGGTCAACACTTTCATCTCTGAGATGGTTGgtcagttcagagacaaagcTCAGCAGGAagccaccagcagcagcagctcagagctACAAGAGTCCAAACCAGTAGAAGTTCTATGTGAAGCCTGCACTGGACCCAAACTGAAGGCCCTGAAGTCCTGCTTAGACTGTCTGGTCTCCTACTGTGAGACTCACCTGGAGCCTCATCTGACAGCTTCACGTCTGAAAAGACACCAGCTGATCGACCCTGTGGAGAACCTGGAGGACAGGATGTGTACGAAGCACGATAAACCTCTGGAGCTGTTCTGTAAGACTGATCAGACCTGTGTCTGcacgctctgctctgttttagaCCACAAGACACACGAGTTTGTTCCTCTGaaagaagaatatgaagaaaagaaggcagagctagaggagacagaggctgaaattcagAAGATGATCCAGAAAAGACGACTGAAGATTCAAGAGATCAAACACTCAGTGGACCTCAGTAAGGacgatgcagacagagagatggcAGAAGGTGTTCGAGTCTTCACCGCTCTGAAGGAGTCTGTTGAGAGAGGCCAGGCCGAGTTCATCAACACGATCGACaagaagctgaaaacaacagagaaacaggCCGAAGCTTTtatcaaagagctggagcaggaaatctgtgagctgatgaagaggagcacTGATGTGCAGCAGCTCTCACACTCTGAAGACCACCTCCATCTAATCCAGAGAGTCCAGTCTGTTAACTCTGCTCCACCCACCAAAGACTGGACAGAGgttaatgtctgtcaaccactttatgaggagactgtgaggaaagctgtggctcagctggaggagactctcagtgaagagaagaagaagttggttcaagctgagctgaagagagtccagcaGTATGCTGTGGATGTAACTCTTGATCCTGATACAGCACATCCTAAtctcatcctgtctgaagatgGGAAACAAGTTCATCATGGTGATGTGAGGAAGAATCTACCAGACAACCCAGAGAGTTTCGTTCCTTGCGTTAATGTTTTAGGAAAGCAGAGTTTCTCTTCAGGCAGATTTTACTTTGAGGTTCAGGTTAAAGGAAAGACTGATTGGGATTTAGGAGTGGTCAGAGAGTCCATCAACAGGAAGGGAAAAATCACAGCGAGTCCTGAGAAAGGTTTCTGGAGTATATGGTTGAGAAATGGAAATGAATATAAAGCTCTTGATGACCAGCGGATTATTCGCTCTCTGAAGTGTCGTCCTGAGAAGGTGGGGGTGTTTGTGGATTATGAGGAGGGTCTGGTCTCCTTTTATGATGtggactctgcagctctgatctactcctttacagactgctccttcaCTGAGAAACTCTTCCCTTACTTCAGTCCTAGTCTGAATTATGGAGGTAAAAACTCTGCACCTCTGATCATCTCTCCTGTCAGTGTGAAATAA